The genomic window gagttttcaaattggcactcataccacatcttcctatatctatctactagCTTAGTCATTGAGGCCATGAATGAATCATAGATTCTCACACCCCTCCCCCACTtttttcagattaaaaaaataaaccattttgacTGATGATTATTTTCTACTATTTTTTCAAGTTgttattaaatgaaaatttaggtattttttttataatgaatagcCTAACAGTGTTTAAAAAACAGTTATAACAGATGTACCTTTTAATTTATAATTCAGGCATTGAAAAAGTACATTCATTGTTGACAAATGAAGACAAGGAAATGTTAGAGCGATGGGCCAAGATGCAAAAGAATGTCCAACAGATAGCACCAAAACCAGACCCAAGTCAGAGTCAAAACAGAAACGAACAAactataacaattattaatatcCAACAACAGGTTATCACAATACCAAAACAAACTGAGCCTAGTAACCAAGGTCAACAGACTGCCGATGCAACATCTGTTGGAACAAAATCTTTCTCCCAGCATGCCTTTGGAATTCAAAACCTATCTGGTCAGAGAGGTTCTTTACCAGTTCAATCTGATTTAAATGAAAGTGAGAAAATTCAAATTCCACCGGAAAGACGTGAAAGTGACTCGTGTGTTTATCAAATACATAGACAGGAAAATAAGCATAATTTGTTGTCTAATTTACAACAGAAAAATGTGTCTGAATCTACAAAGAAAAGTGAGAATGTTCCAGGATTTTCTACAATAAACATGCAAGATTTGAAATCACTAGGTATTACAAACATGCCTTTGCAGGAACCAACTTCATTTGCAAATGTTGATGGGTCTTCAGATAAACTTCATACAAGTAGTTCTAATGAAACATTAGAGAATCCTAGTCATAATTTTACTAATAGAAGATCACCTTATTCACAAGGATCTCCTTCGAAGGACTATAGTAATAATGGGTCTCCAGAAAGTTATACGTCTCAGGGCTCGCCAGAGAATTTCCTAAATACCTCAGACAGTAGTGAACACAGTCAGACAAATTTACATGCTACAAATGTTTCTCAAAATGTGCAACCAGCAGGAATGCAAAATTTTCAGAATTTTCCTCAGAATGCTCAATTTACTAGTCAGAGTAATGAAATAAACTCAAATGCAGGAAATTTGAGTACCaatttttcaaatcaaatgaCATCTCAGGGACTAATGTCTAATCAAACACAAGCACAAGAACAACTGCGTAGTAACCATGGTAACACTTCACAAAATTATACTAGTCAACAAACTAGTGAAGTTTTCCCAAATCAACCATCGAGAGAAATGCAACCAAGTTTTTTCAGCTCATCATATACCGACTCCTTCTTAGGAGGACAGTCCTTCCAAGATACTGGAAGTTTTCAGCCTTATGAAAGCCAACATAGTCATCAAAATAAACTATCAAGACGTGCGTCATCTAACCAAGACTTTTCTGATTTTACATCGTGTCAGTATGATGGTTCATTGTTAAACCAGTTTGCCCAGTCTTTTGAAGAAACAAGTAATATTCCACAgcaacaaaattttcaaaattatgaccaagtcaataatacaaaattaaacGATGGATCTTTTTCAGAGATTAGTTCAGGTTTTATGAATCATAATCAAAATTTCCAACAGGATTTTGGCCTACCATCATCTTTTACAACACAATCAGGATTTATACCAAGTTCATCCACCAGTCTACCCTTTCAAGGTTATGCATCAAACCACCCGTCCACAGTTACCCAGCCATTACCGTCAAGTCAGCTTCCTGTCGGAGACCGAACGATTCCATCCAAACAGCCAGCTCTACAAATCAATACAAACATGCCACCTGATCTTATTACTGTCTTATCAAAACAGTTCTCCAAATCCCAAGTGGAGGATCCCTGTCCCCCAGTTTTAGCCTTGACCCCTAGAGGTACTGGGGCAGGTTATGGATTAGGAATGGGGATGGATTTAGATTCACTGATTATGGATTCACAGGACACGGAATTGTAAGTTTTTAGATCAagcttttttattttgatttgtaaatCTTTATGCATGGATTATTATGAAACTTGGATAGAAGCTAACCAGAAAATAGCATCTATAGACATGAACATGATGACAAAAAagttagattttttaaaattctgtatttttctcATAGATCGACTCACTTTTTTTAAAGTCAACATTACACTTCACACTGACTCAGACAAGACAGGATACTTTGTTCACACTGACTCAGACAAGACAGGATACTTTGGAACCTCTTACACACTTCACACTGACTCAGACAAGACAGGATACTTTGGAACCTCTTACACACTTCACACTGACTCAGACAAGACAGGATACTTTGGAACCTCTTACACACTTCACACTAACTCAGACAAGACAGGATACTTTGGAACCTCTTACACACTTCACACTGACTCAGACAAGACAGGATACTTTGGAACCTCTTACACACTTCACACTGACTCAGACAAGACAGGATACTTTGGAACCTCTTACACACTTCACACTGACTCAGACAAGACAGGATACTTTGGAACCTCTTACACACTTCACACTGACTCAGACAAGACAGGATACTTTGGAACCTCTTACATATTTTGTTTGGATTGTCAAATTTAATTTATGGCTGCTCTTGTTAAAAACTGAAATTATAAACAACAATAATCTTAATCATTTTAATCAGATTTAACagcatcatcatgatcatgacaTTGTTCACTAAGTCAATtatgtttaaattgtttattgcACAGAAACATTAATGTAGCTATACAATGTATAGTGAATCAAGGGCCCTAATTCTGAATCTGTAGATTATGAATTTAGTCAGAACTGATctaaaaaaatacttgtgtataATTGTTAATGAACATTTTATCGTCAATGCCAAAGATTGGTTCGATGGTTTAAGCATGTAGAAAATAGTAATATTTTACAGAAATCACTAATGTATTGAAAGTTTCAACAAATTAAGGCTCGTCATGGTCCTTGGACTTAGGAAATTCAGTCAAATAATCAATTTTTTACACTTTATTGTAATGCTTGAcaatattgacttgatattttttatatagttttatcatgacaaaatACAGATCATGTTCAAATTTTGTTCTAGTATGACGATTTTCTCCTAAGTTATTatccttggacttagaaaattcaatcaaatatataaacctgtttttatcacttttttttttgtcatgcttgaagaCATGGAAGATATTGTTTGATAATTGgtttatagttttatcatgacgaGGAACAGATCAAGTTTGACTTATGTTCCGGTCTGATGATTTTATGCAGATTACGGTCCTTGAACATGGgaaattttctcaaaaaaaataattagttttcctccttttttttcgtcaaaaaattttctcaaaaaaaataattagttttcctcctttttttttcgtcaaaaaattttctcaaaaaaaatTATTAGTTTTCCTCCTTTTTTTTCGTCAtgtttgaacatttttactcaatatttgttatattgtttacACCAtgaaacattatacatgtagatcAAGTCAGCATTTTGTTATAGTACTACAATGCATTTTTAACCAGTAGGGGACTATTTATTGCCTAGCAATACTCTTAGaaatcttgtttttatataagCATGTTATAACTTCCATTCTTGTAAATTTATCTTTGTACTTTTCAGAGGCAGAGCCGAGCCGTCACCATTGTCATCATCTTTGTTAACCGATTGGATGGATGTCACGGGAGATCTAAATATAGACATGGATGCTTTAGAACAAGAACTAAGTTTACAGTCGCCCATGACATTGTCTTATAGTGATCTCTCTATGTACCCATCATGATATAGTTCTATAAATAAACATGGATTTGTAAGAAGAACTAAGTTTACAGTCACCCATGACATTGTCTTATAGTGATCTCTCTATGTACCCATCATGATATAGTTCTATAAATAGATGTGGATGCATTATAAAATGAACAAGTTGAGAACTTAGCTTACATTCGCCCATGACATTGTCTTACAGACCTCTCTCTATGTACCCATCATGATGTATAGTTCTATAAATAGACGTGGACTTATAGATCTAGAGTAGAAACAATATTGTACTAATTGATCAGGTTCCAGTTTTAAAAGGGGGTATGATAACAGATGTGGAGAACTATAATGGCCATTtcacaatatatattttgatgaaaaattaatATAGAGTAAGCAATGCTTATTTGCTAATTTGCACAAAGCATAGTGAAAAATTAACTTCAAGATCAATTATGTGGTAATCATATGTAATTGCAAACAATAACCCTTTGTCACCTGAATTAATTACTTTATTTACACAGGGGTCTCTAAATGCGTCTTGTTTGATGCTTTTTAAAGAGTGTATGTTTAAGAATGTCAAAGGAAAATAAGATGTTTTTACAGTGATTTGTTTTATAtcagtaaggcagcaaccatttgattttctgggggggctatggtaaagtttgtttccagtttttggagaaaaaaataatttgtttttgattctgagaaaaaaaaaatgtttgtttcaccctcagctgccactatgtgtcatgctaaaattgaaagaaaaaaattgttttccacttgtcgtgaaaaaaatagattgtttttcgccgtaggcgaaaaaaaaagtttgtacagaaaaaaaaaccatagcccccccagaaaatcaaatagtTGCTGCCTAAGAAAGCATTAATAAAGTAGAGAATGGTAAATTAGCCGTtttagaatctaatgcattctgggtaatattttcacaACCGttcaccaaaacgttgtgattagTTTAAAAagttctaaacaatggaaattgagCCAATGATGTAACgctattttcattttggtgtacttACAATGAAGAAGAAAATGCATGGTGAATTGTGTATGATGAAATAGTGAATGTAGTGGTGAATTATTTAAATGATGATTGGTGAAGGATGCAATAAATAATGGTGAATTATTTAAATCAGGAATAGTGTAGGATGCAGTGGAGAATGGTAAATTATGTATTGTAAAATTGGGTTTACTACCTGTTAAACTTATAAATACtatgttttttaatttagaaaaatattgaaatttctaATTGCACTTTTCCTGTATATGAATTGATTCATTGGTAATTTGAAGAGTGCAATATCATTGTATGGTTTGGGTGAGAAAGTTGAATGGTGTATGGTGAATTAGGGAGTGGCGTGTTGTTTTTGTGAATGGTGTAAGTGGGAAGTTGACACGAATCAAGAACAGTATTTTGTGAATTTGTGTTGTGTAGAGGTGACTGGtgtcatacctgccaactgtcactattagCGGGGGAATTTCCCTCATGAAAGTACCCAAATGggaattttgaaagagcaattttgtctacaattttaaacaaaacagataATTTTACAATGGCTATAGGCttttaaaagtatgaagaagaagaagaaaaaacaacataaaaatacatttaaaggcccccttgaaggtttctTAGGACTATAAAAGCCATCTTGCACACAAAACCCttatgggcattttgaaaagttaacaGGTATGATTGTGTCAGTGGAAGGTAACACAAATCAAGAACTATTTTAAGACATATCTTAAGACATGCATCTGTGATAAATGTTATAAAACGAGTGCAGTTTACAAAATAGTGATAACAGCATTATTTAGTTGTACCttagatacatatatatttgtttttttcaaaaaatagatataaacatttatgTGTTGTTGTTTATAGGTATGAACATTAAAAAATGTGGAGTTAAATAATGTGTTTTATTGGAGAGGTTGTGGATGGAAAGTTACAGATAGAGAATGAAGGGCAAAAAAGATCAAGAATAGAGAATAGGGCCAAAAAATATgaataggtaaaaatataaaaaagaataattaatgcagttttaaaatataaagcatagaaaatgatacgtaaaattataaagaatagagaactGTGGCCTACAAATTAAGGAACACACAAATGAGGGCTCCCCATCCAGATGGTCGTGTATGATAGTTGGTTCCAATGGAAGTTTCTATTCAATAGAAACTTCCATTGGAACCAACAATAACTTATTTTCCACAAACAATAGTATTGTTTGTGGAAAATAAGtcctataggttgcactttgtaaatacagctgtttctcaaaccatgcCTCTTTTGATGAgatatagaatattcatagaaaattaattttgtttacatactggtacCCAGTTCTAATCTTTAGGTTGCATCTCATAAAGAATAAGTTTAGAAAGTTACCagaaaatataaatgtgaatattgtttatattgaaatctatgGTAACCCTACAGGGGCATATAAGCGTTGgaaatatgccacacagccctatattttgacctttgaaaaaaatagtagtgcatatgaactttccattctcggatatgatttttttcaaaacttcatagtaaaagtggtacagttttagccgtaaagggagttcctatgggaaaatgcattgtcaatattttaatACAGAGATGCAACCTATATGTCATTCGAAAAAATCAATTATCTTGTTgttagtttcagagatttttcAGGTTTAAACTatgaattatatagatataggaagatgtggtgtgagtgccaatgagacaactctccatccaaataacaatttataaaagtaaaccattataggtcaatgtacggccttcaacacggagccttggctcacaccgaacaaaaagctataaagggccccaatatGTTTGTATGAAGGAACTCTTGAATGAAATCCGATTAATGCAGGTTTTACTGTAGGACTATGTGGATTGTCATTCAATACTGTGCACACTGTAAACTTTCTTCTCTGATACTGCTACCACACTAAACTTGAATGTTTCTCgtgtaattttgttgtttttttttttatgccccacctacaatagtagaggggcattatgttatctggtctgttcgtccgtccgtccatctgtcccgcttcaggttaaagttttttgtcgaggtagtttttgatgaagttgaagtccaatcgacttcaaacttagtacacatgttccctatgatatgatctttctaatttttatgccaaattagagtttttaccccaatatcACGGTCCAttaacatggaaaattatagtgcgaggggggcattcgtgtactgaggacacattcttgttttatctaCAGTTTTTGGTTTTCAAAAAATGTGCAGGTGCAAAAGTGACAAGTATTAGATTCATCAGAGAGTCCAGTTCTATttattctgaaaatttcaggaaaattGGACAACCCATTTCAAACAGTTTATCACTGAATTGTCTAATCACAttagtcctataatatataagactCTGCAGGTTCATAATGagatcatttacattcaacgttttttatcggataatttttttttactatcaatgttgaacgggttgcactaatgactggaccgaatgacaggaccgaatgacaggaccaaatgaaaaatgctaataactttttcatttctcaaaggattgatctcaaatttgaaatataataagatttcatcatttgataaatagatttaagaaaagaaaaagaaaaaaaattgtaaaaaactttagaaaacgtgacatgaccaactctgataatgacaggaccaacatcgagaatgacaggaccatattaaaatgctaataactttttttatttttcaaaggaattatctcagatttgaaatataaaatgatatgtcatattttgaaacatttgtgttataaaaaatatagatttattttcaaaaactttcaaatacgtgacatgaccatcgctgactgacatgaccaacctagacaatgacaggaccagatgaaattgctaattactcttttatttctcaaaatatttttctgaaatttgaaatataataagattttatcatttgataaatagatttaagaaaaaaattaaagaaaatatgcaagaaactttagaaaacgtgacatgaccatctctgataatgacaggaccaacttcgacaatgacaggaccaaataaaaatgctaataacttttttatttttgaaaagaattatctcagatttgatacataaaatgatatgtcacattttgaaacatttatgttataaaagatatagatttattttcaaaaactttcaaaaacgtgacatgaccatcgctgactgacatgaccaacctagacaatgacaggaccagatgaaattgctaattactctttta from Mytilus galloprovincialis chromosome 5, xbMytGall1.hap1.1, whole genome shotgun sequence includes these protein-coding regions:
- the LOC143076502 gene encoding uncharacterized protein LOC143076502; this encodes MAGNGSEKSKDFLNRLAELKKRSYEVKFDLDGSDYTAVENIGIGAYGVVCSAIHKKSQDRVAIKKIHKAFEFEKIATRTYREIKILKHFKHDNIISIRDILKPKGSVTEFMDIYIVLDLMESDLHRIIYSKQELTEEHVRYFLYQLLRGLKYIHSAKVIHRDLKPSNLLVNEDCQLKIGDFGMARGLLSNPEEPNHYMTQYVATRWYRAPEIMLSMVEYSSGVDMWSVGCIFAEMLGRKHLFPGKDYIQQIRYIIGVLGSPSQAVMDLCNSDLIKNFVKQLGKREGIAWTTLFPKASRKAINLLSRILVLHPGERITVEEALKHHYLSKYHDPDDEPVCVPAFNFDFENQQLNLEQLRDMIYTESMEYHQPKTFNAFLRPAPKEPSVSKATVTTEQVVPESSKVKVEVGNLEPRSLADVEMHSAKVEDSKKETIHTVDSQKAKDATKSEVKGQEGHTVSSNTKELIKAALMNANLRKQRQESLNEENNKNKPITAAQRQREREEKRRKKKEKSLEKMKKKKGPKGIEKVHSLLTNEDKEMLERWAKMQKNVQQIAPKPDPSQSQNRNEQTITIINIQQQVITIPKQTEPSNQGQQTADATSVGTKSFSQHAFGIQNLSGQRGSLPVQSDLNESEKIQIPPERRESDSCVYQIHRQENKHNLLSNLQQKNVSESTKKSENVPGFSTINMQDLKSLGITNMPLQEPTSFANVDGSSDKLHTSSSNETLENPSHNFTNRRSPYSQGSPSKDYSNNGSPESYTSQGSPENFLNTSDSSEHSQTNLHATNVSQNVQPAGMQNFQNFPQNAQFTSQSNEINSNAGNLSTNFSNQMTSQGLMSNQTQAQEQLRSNHGNTSQNYTSQQTSEVFPNQPSREMQPSFFSSSYTDSFLGGQSFQDTGSFQPYESQHSHQNKLSRRASSNQDFSDFTSCQYDGSLLNQFAQSFEETSNIPQQQNFQNYDQVNNTKLNDGSFSEISSGFMNHNQNFQQDFGLPSSFTTQSGFIPSSSTSLPFQGYASNHPSTVTQPLPSSQLPVGDRTIPSKQPALQINTNMPPDLITVLSKQFSKSQVEDPCPPVLALTPRGTGAGYGLGMGMDLDSLIMDSQDTELGRAEPSPLSSSLLTDWMDVTGDLNIDMDALEQELSLQSPMTLSYSDLSMYPS